One genomic segment of Hordeum vulgare subsp. vulgare chromosome 2H, MorexV3_pseudomolecules_assembly, whole genome shotgun sequence includes these proteins:
- the LOC123428334 gene encoding uncharacterized protein LOC123428334, with the protein MPRAPARIRKGGRGRANRQPSASLLFSASPAAVVVRANLLMGRATGSSLLSARFRRTSHSLTHTPVPAKQSTRCALPRQQSRRRRPPRRQAGRLSWVGSAGLFTRLCLCCQARLIGGGSQRRRSERRLFDEMRQPPALFCHR; encoded by the exons ATGCCGCGCGCGCCCGCGCGTATACGAaagggagggaggggaagagCCAACCGGCAACCGTCGGCCTCTCTGCTCTTCTCGGCCTCGCCGGCAGCCGTCGTGGTGCGGGCCAACCTGCTGATGGGCCGCGCCACCGGCTCCAGTCTTCTTTCGGCCCGCTTCCGGCGCACCTCacactctctcacacacacacccgTCCCAGCAAAGCAAAGCACCCGTTGCGCGCTCCCGCGGCAGCAGAGCCGGCGGCGCCGCCCTCCGCGCAGGCAGGCCGGGAGACTCAGTTGGGTTGGAAGCGCAGGCCTCTTCACTCGCCTTTGTCTATGCTGCCAGGCTCGGCTCATCGGCGGCGGCAGCCAGCGGCGGCGCTCCGAACGCCGCCTGTTTGACGAAATGCGTCAACCACCTGCCTTATTCTGCCACAG GTAA
- the LOC123426722 gene encoding COP9 signalosome complex subunit 8, giving the protein MDLSAVHAALSAKSYSAMATLCDDLLLQVASRGVATDDWPYAVHLLAHLYLNDLNSARFLWKTVPQEVKDAHPELGAIWKIGQCLWNRDYAGVYTSAQGFEWGPEIADFMAGFLESYRKRIFELLTSAYTTISIADVAHFMGMSEEDATNYAVQNGWSLDAAAKMLTVRKQKPQTNQKLDASKLQRLTECVFHLEH; this is encoded by the exons atGGATCTCTCAGCCGTCCACGCCGCGCTTTCCGCCAAGTCCTACTCCGCCATGGCCACCCTCTGCGACGACCTCCTCCTCCAG GTCGCGTCCCGGGGCGTCGCCACCGACGACTGGCCCTACGCCGTTCATCTCCTCGCCCATCTCTACCTCAACGACCT GAACAGCGCCAGGTTTCTCTGGAAGACGGTGCCACAGGAGGTGAAGGACGCTCATCCGGAGCTGGGCGCCATCTGGAAGATTGGACAGTGCCTCTGGAACCGTGACTATGCTGGGGTCTATACTTCCGCACAGGGGTTCGAGTGGGGCCCTGAAATCGCTGATTTTATGGCTGGCTTCCTAG AAAGCTACAGAAAGAGGATATTTGAGCTGTTGACTTCTGCGTATACCACAATCAGCATTGCAGATGTGGCTCACTTCATGGGGATGAGCGAGGAGGATGCTACTAACT ATGCTGTGCAAAATGGTTGGAGTCTGGATGCGGCAGCCAAGATGCTTACTGTCAGAAAGCAAAAGCCCCAGACAAACCAGAAGCTTGATGCAAGCAAACTGCAGCGCTTGACCGAATGCGTTTTCCACCTGGAGCATTGA
- the LOC123430279 gene encoding uncharacterized protein LOC123430279: MELAVRATQKALVIGIGLLMPVTVHSTRIRPSPSLGAVDVICRSSAMAFVFPAPLTHATLDVSSFAYLPVPGHATSRPQPQPRVVPKPPHGSSRAILCIAVSSAKSEPDRCFVARLAGAFLSPKDCFVFGSEFRKRVGM; encoded by the exons atgGAGCTTGCCGTCCGTGCCACCCAGAAGGCCCTCGTCATCGGGATTGGACTCCTCATGCCCGTAACTGTCCATTCCACCAGGATTCGTCCTTCTCCATCATTGGGTGCCGTCGACGTCATCTGCAGGTCCAGCGCAATGGCCTTTGTCTTCCCTGCACCGTTGACCCACGCTACCCTCGATGTCTCCTCGTTTGCTTATCTTCCAGTGCCTGGACATGCTACATCGCGACCGCAACCCCAACCCCGCGTCGTCCCCAAGCCACCCCATGGATCCAGCCGTGCAATCCTGTGCATCGCCGTCAGTTCTGCCAAGTCTGAACCTGACAG ATGCTTCGTAGCTCGACTGGCTGGTGCCTTCCTCTCCCCTAAAGATTGTTTTGTTTTTGGTTCAG agttccgcaagcgtgtcggaatgtga